The genomic DNA TGTTCATTATGGCCATACTgcggtttgcacagaagtccaatatcAAAACACaactcgggttcagatcagggaggctgTTCCTCCCagtcacgcccctccaggtctcactgtcgttacccacgtgagcattgaagtctcccagtaggacaacagagtctccaagcagagcaccttccagcaccccaccCAGAGACTCTAAAAAGGATTCGTACTCTGAGCTGCCATATATtagatattagaatacccacacCAGCCTGCCGCCTCTTAAcaagggcaactccagactgagacacagtccagcccctctccaggagaatggttccagagcccaagccatgcatTGAGGCGAGCccaactatatctagccggtacctctcaacctcacgcactaactcatgctccttccccaccagtgaggtgacattccatgtcccaattGCCAGTCTTGATAGCCAGGGATCGGTCCTCCAGGGCCttcgctcctggccgccgcccggcacacaatgcaccTGACCCCTACGTCGCCTCatgggcctggctccagggcgggacCCCAGTAACCCTATGCcaggcagggtaaactgttccctcgatgatATTCCCATAAGGGTATTCTTAATCACTCtatgtctggtccctcacccagaacCAATTTGCCATgagagaccctaccagggggcaaaagcgcCTGGACAACATAgtccctgggatccctgggacacacaaacccctccaccatgaTAAGGTAGCAATTTGCAGAGGGGTCAAtaataaatatcaaggattaaTATAGGTGATTATTAATAAATATCAAGGATATTGACAAGAATActacagagtagaaaagagcatgtgcaaaaagggtgtaactattgcagtgtttacagtgtattagatggaggagttgtataGGCAGATGGCCacgggcaggaatgatttcctgtgtcgttcagtggtgctttttggtaatctcagtctcttactgaacgtgctcctgtgactggccaGCAGGTCATGTCACAGGagtgggaggtattatccagCATTGTCTTTACCTTGGACAACATCCTTCTCCGACACCACCCTaatggagtccagctccatccctaCAACATTACTGCCCTTGCAGatcagtttatttagtctgttggtATCTGagaccctcaacctgctgccccagcatgcaaaAGCATAGAGGTtggcactggccacaacagccTTACAGAAAATCCTGAGCGTTTTCTGAGAGacgttgaaggacctcagccgcctcagaaaatagagacgactctggcccttcctgtaaagtgcagtggtgtttttaacctagtccagtttattgtctatgtgtactccaaggtatttatagtcctcaaCAATGTCCACATtgaccccctggattgaaacaggggtcaagggtttcctggtcttcctaaAGTCCACAATCAATTCCTTGGTCTTTTCCACATTGAGCTGCAGGTGATTCTGCTTGCACCACGTAACAAAGGAGTcaaccacagcccggtactctgaagcctaatcttaaaagtagagatagtgtctgtctcccgaatccaaactggaagctggttccacagaagaggggcctgaaatttgaaggctctgcctcccattccacttttaaatactctaggaacaacaagtaggcctgcagtgtgagagcgaagtgctctaatagggtgatatggtactacaaggtcattaagataagatggggcctgattatttaaggccttgtatgtgaggagcaggattttgaattcaattctgaatttaacagggagccaatgaagggaagccaaaacaggagaaatatgttctctctttctagactcttgctgcagcattttggattaactgaaggtttttcagggagtttttaggacatcctgagaATAATGatttacagtagtccagcctggaagtaataaatgcatgaactagtttttcctcatgaacagaaaaaataaaataatcgtAATTTTAACCAAAATGGAGACCATCTGATAGATCATATTAGCCTTGATACAGCCTCTTCCGCCATATTATATCAATctctctgggctcctttgattaGCTTCATCACCTAGTGGAGATGGGGAAGTTGTGGTTTTGTCCCGCATTTGTTAGTGTAGTTGGAGTGGGGGTAGGTACGGGCTTGGGGGGCCTGGAGatcctttctcttttcttgGGGGTACAATCATCCAGGCAagaaaatccccaaaagttAATTCTGTTGATCTAGACATCGCATCTTTAgtcaaagaaacatttttatcatcatccaagtgactttttcAGTCTTAGTTTTCTGCAGGTTttcccaatcttataaacagcacatttggatggtgactgaaactagccccagtgatgaacaatgggctgtgagtcttacattgttttggcaaagttataCACTTAtccaatattgattttattgatttctGATTGACATATTCAGTATTTGGGTGCAAACCTGAATTTAAATTTTACAGGACTTGCATTTACCCTTAATCACCTCTGAGGGTGTGTTGCAGAGTGGGAAAAATAGTGAGAAACATGAATGGGTTGGTGGTGTATCCGGGGgttctgtttaggactatgcttcctcctcagcgTCATCAGTCTTTCTGTTTTCCCAGCTGGTTGTGACAGTCTACTGGGGGAGATTTAACTGGAGCTACATTATCTTcagctgcaccagctacagtggcctggctagctacgggtttTTCAAAGGTGTGAAGATGAGTCTCctatagagattgacagaccacgtgactttcgctCATTGCTTTGTGGGTACGAatggcaacaaaatcaaaacactgcatcaagtGCTAGTATTTCCAGCACCGGTAATCATTAATTCTGcggttttaatccctacttgcattttatttgccccaaaaacAGTTGTGTACAAAACGACGGAGAACACGgcaggtccgtacaaagacagacttgatgaaaaggcaaaaaaaaaagtacgaggaaaaaatcaaaggagtgaaagggtcagacccatacgagcatacagagtggagtaaggacgttagcgtgctccccaactttcatcacgcacatatttattattatatggtcctaagtgtgagtgcatacactcacaagatgtttattaacttcagatccctgcaacaagcccagatccagtttactttggtgatttggactattccatttcacagctgttgttacatttttttcctttatctcctgtacaggcCAACGCATCTATTTGTCGTTTCAGGTtgtagtattacacaacattttcagatctaataGAAATAACATGAGTGTTTCgtaattcattcaatttattgtctttatttataactggcattattgtttcattctattatagaatcttacaagaaagaggaaaaattgtaaaaatccatcatgctttattagctgcttcggtaaaaacaagtcaacaatgcaacccaaaaaaaaaaaacattgcaaaacaacatactggaaaacagttgttcatcacttgattgcttcaatacaacccttgggcacatatatgcgggacgtttcgtggctgttttgatatcgctctctctcttaaccgatcaaatctggctgtggtagcagctttaaactcggTCTGACCCAGGCTGATAGAGGTGCCCAGTCTGCATCGCATTCCTgcattttgtaggctggttttcctacaaaacacaacaaacattagcccgcaaagccacagtgaacaaagcagcatagcgcaatgaattaaattcaaatcaatataagacttatttgtaacctacatcatcaattatgttatgataaattacgtaataactacaacagaagacttacctttgtggaaatgcttggagcagactaacctgtaaaatggcctgtatttgtatagcgctttactagtccctaaggaccccaaagtagtttacacatccagtcatccacccattcacacactggtgatggcaagctacgttgtagccggggctcgaaccggcaaccttctgattacaaggcgaactcccaactcttgagccacgttGGCcccatgtgagctggagtgttctggaacgttatatttggtcttcaaatggctgcaatccaggccatccgtcggctctttgttacttcagaaacatggcttgaacaatttctcttccacgaCGTAATCTGATAAAAACCGATCTCTTTaccggcttcccgtggctgtcatgcgactggctattgcagttaataatacaacaccttcttttaatttttttgtgtttctttttatcgctgtgtgactgttttcatgtgaaagcctgcgtgcgctagtaccacTTGCCActcgttcccagaatcctttgcggttttaccctggaatgacgtcacattttcaatctctattcAGTgttcctggcctccagagcaagctgggttttctctgtattattgcagggttTTTATCTTAGACTACAAAGCACTGTGAAGtgactgctgctgtgatttcgcactatataaatgcaactgaattgaatagaatTATAATTTGGCTTCCTCATCGTTAGCAGCGTCTGGATCGGCCCCAGCAGGAGGAGTCCTCCAAAGTTGGTTTCTTCCAGATTAGCCTTCAAAGTCCCCGTTTCCTCCATTGTCACTGGCTGCCCAGCAAGCCTACAGAAGGGCAAGAACTCAGATCAGAGTGAAGACTTAGCTGAATTTTATTAGGCCATCAATATGGGGACTCTTCTTTTATCATGTCACCAGTGCAACATGGCAGAGCCCATTTCTTTAATATGTCCTTTTTGTACATTGACAGGAGGTGTTGAagttttttccacatgcaggGTTTTGGGTTAACATGTATTGGTGATTGAAATGTGTGGTGATATCAAAGTATTTCCTTTAGTGCAACCCAGGTTGTCTGTATCCTCATGGTCTGTCTTTGATATTTCTCTAACATTATCTTAATATAAAAACTACACAGAAAAAGGCTTTGAGACAAGAGGACTCTTTTATAGGAAGTGTCAGTGCATCAAACCAGGTTGAACCCTTTGTAAAGCAAGAActctttattttgcagtgtaAGTATAAAAGTAAACGGTTCCAACTGTGAAGAAATTCTAAGTGGAAAATGTAGTGTGAGTTACAACCTGAAACGAACTGGCTGAATATCCAAAGTGTACGTTTTGCTCAAAGCCAACTAGGGTTTACTCGAGCCTTTTGTAACACTACACAGGATCATCAGATTAAGAAATTGATGGACAGAAACTGATTTAGCAAAACTTCTGGATACATAAAttatatttgattaaaaaaaataaatgatataaaaataatattcaaaCTATTTTCCAGGTAgttaaacagaaaacaagatTTGAAAGATGAGTCATAAAGCATCAGATATTATTGTGTCGGGAGGTCATGACTAAACATTCAAGATAAGAAAAGGTTGGTTTTGGATGCAGCGGTGATGGAGACTGCCTGTTTTCATCAGACTTTTATctcagtgacaaaaaaaaaaaaaaaaaaaaaaaattaaaaatacaaggCTTGCTTTTAATAACTCATTTCTGATAAATTATAAACACTGAATTGATTTACATGACAAGCTGTGCTACAGATCATCAAAATGACCACATGTACAGTGCCATACTATTGTAGCTTCAGAGTCAAGAGCATAAACCTCATGAATTTGTATTTTTCCCTGTCTGATTCTTCAACTCCTCTAATGTTTCACCCTCTGTGGCTAACCTCTCAAGcatgttcattttatttatacagtgccaaatcacaacagccccctttatattgtaaggtagaccctacaacagaaaaaataacagagaaaacccaataatcatatcacaccctatgagcaagtgcaTTGActacagtgggaaggaaaacctccctcttaacaggaagaaacctccagcagaaccaggctggtTTAAAAGTATTCACAGGGAAATACTGACATTGTTTcaacaaatgtaatttatattttatttaacattGTATGGGCCTGTCAGGTGCTGCAGGTGGAAAAAAGCTTAGagctacatttttatttttattttagattaATGGTTTTGTGCATGGTGATAAATAGTATAAGAACATGAACGGATGGACAACTACAATGTTGTTGTGAAGGTTTTTTTCATGCTGCAGCCAAACAGGCATCTCAGCTACTGACTTAGTTTCTGATAACAGCATAGGTGGTACATGAGGACAGGTCTGATGGTCTGATCTCTTAGCCCATAGATGAGAGAACTCAGGCATCTGGGTAAGATAATAAAGCACACATAAAATACATTCTGAacccatgaaaatattgtcattgTTACAGTTCTTGAAAGAGCCATGCGGAAAGGGCGGTAAACAGTTGAGGAGAGACTCAGGCACAGCTGCATCATATTAAGCAGCAGAGTGTTTCGAGCTTTACGGGCTAAAGCTTTGTTTGCAGAGGCTGACCTGGCTGCTAATATCACAGCAATGTAGGAAAAAATGACTGCCACACCAGCTGATACAAACACTAAACATGTGAAAGCTGTATCATATTGATCAGACTTGGACCCAAACAATAGTGATATTTTAGAACAAAGCTCGTTCCACTGCAGGTGTTTCAATATTTcaaatggaaagaaaaagatGAGTCTGGTGAGATCATTTAGTGAGCTGATGATCCAGATTACAATGATAGCAGCCCCTGTGTTTCTGATGGTGATGATGGTAGGATACCTCAGTGGGTAGCACACAGCTACATATCTCTCCAGAGGCATCACCGAAAGGGTGAGAGGGGAGATCCCAGTGGTAAGATTGGCCAACAAGCTGAGAAATCCACATACAGGATATGGCAATTTTACTCTAAAAatagagagcaggaaaagaacCTGACTCTGTGCCAGCTGCACAGTGTCTGCAAAAAGGAGGTTATACAGAAGAATGTAACGGGGAGTGTCACGAAATACAGGTTTACTCCTCAGTGTGAACAACATGGTCCCATTaatgaagagaaaaataaaagatggaaCTGTTGACAGAGTGGAAATAATAATTACCCTCAGTAGCTCCTGATACTGCACTTCAATAGACATGTTAGTGTAAGACTGAGATACATTCGACATTACAGAGAAAGTTTTATATGTAAAACATTAACCTGTTAAAGCACAAACGCCCAACGAGTGCAATATTCCTACAGGAGAAAAGGAATACTAAAACatctttaaaacaacaaaagccTGATGGTTCACAGcaaaaatgcaaaagtgcaAAAGATTTCCCTGTTCCTTGTACAGGCAGCCTGCAGGTTACAATCAGTGCTGGTCTGTACACTTGGTTTGATCTTGCATACAATTTATGAGCTCTGTCCTCACAACATTGTCACATGACACAGCAACTGAGTCCTGAGTGATGCAATTGTTCTTCCACTATTACCCGTAATGGTTGTCCATGTCGTACAGAACCTAGAATTTCTGACTCGCAAAAGTAAGAAATATTAAGAGTTATGTGTTTTTCGATGTGCCTGAGTTCAGTGTTTTTGAGCCAGCCAAATCAAAGACAGAGCATCCTGCACTCTTCCCAGCTCCAAGAGTGAGGGTACCTCTTCGAAGAGGTAACTCACAGAAGGCTGCTGGTCCAGATAACATCCCTGGGAGAGTGCTCAGAGAAGGTGCAGACCAGCTGACAAATTTCCTCACTGACTCCTTCACCTTCTCCCTGAGCACTGCTGTTGTTCCTTGCCTCAAGGCCACCACCGTTGTTCCTGTGTCAAAGAAGTCAACAGTGTCCTGCCTCAACGACCATCGTCCCGTTGGACTCACACCCATTAAGATGAAGCACTTCGAAAGATTCGTCATGAAGCACATTAAGACCCAGCTACCACCCACACTAGATCCACTGCAGTTCACCTATCGCCCCAACCAGTCAACAGATGATGCCATTGCCATCACCCTATATCTCGCCCTC from Oreochromis niloticus isolate F11D_XX linkage group LG10, O_niloticus_UMD_NMBU, whole genome shotgun sequence includes the following:
- the LOC100706766 gene encoding odorant receptor 131-2-like, yielding MSNVSQSYTNMSIEVQYQELLRVIIISTLSTVPSFIFLFINGTMLFTLRSKPVFRDTPRYILLYNLLFADTVQLAQSQVLFLLSIFRVKLPYPVCGFLSLLANLTTGISPLTLSVMPLERYVAVCYPLRYPTIITIRNTGAAIIVIWIISSLNDLTRLIFFFPFEILKHLQWNELCSKISLLFGSKSDQYDTAFTCLVFVSAGVAVIFSYIAVILAARSASANKALARKARNTLLLNMMQLCLSLSSTVYRPFRMALSRTVTMTIFSWVQNVFYVCFIILPRCLSSLIYGLRDQTIRPVLMYHLCCYQKLSQ